Within Pseudomonadota bacterium, the genomic segment CCGATCCTGCCGCTGCTGCTCGTCATCATTCTGTTGTTCCGCGACACCTTGCGCACCAGTTTCGGGCCGGAGACCGGCATCTTTATCTTGATGGTGGCGGTTATCGGCATCACCAGTTGGATGCAAACCGCGCGCATCGTCAGGGGCGATGTCCTGGCCATCAAACAGCAGGAGTTCGTCTTGGCCGCGCGCAGCATCGGCACGCGGAACCGGCGCATCATTTCCCGGCATATCCTGCCCAACGTGCTGAGCCCGATCATGGTTTCGGCGACGCTGGGTGTCGCCAACGCGATCATCACAGAGTCCGCGCTGTCGTTTCTGGGTCTCGGTTTCCCGCCGGACTTCCCGACCTGGGGCCGGCTGCTGTTTGACGGTGCCAACTTCATGACGATCACACCGGAACGCGTGATCTGGCCCGGACTAGCCATCTCGCTCACGGTGCTCAGCGTCAACTACATCGGCGACGGGCTGCGCGACGCCCTCGATCCCAGGCTCAGGGGGCGTTAGCGGGTTGCATGGCATAGTGATTGGCGGGCGGTTCGCAGGCGATTAAGTTGCTGCGACCCGCGCCGCTGCATGTCCAGACGAGGAACCCTGCACCATGATCGACCTCTATACGGCGGCGACGCCGAACGGCCAGAAGATCCACATTATGCTGGAGGAGACCGGTCTCGAGTATCGCGAGACCTGGATCGACATCGACAAGGGCGACCAGTTCGATCCGGCGTTCCTGAAAGTCAGCCCCAACAACAAGATACCGGCGATCCTGGATACAGATGGCCCCGATGGCAAACCCATGGCTGTCTTCGAGTCGGGTGCCATTCTGCTCTATCTCGCCGAGAAGACCGGCCAGTTCCTGCTCGAGGAACCGCGCAAGCGTTGGGACACGTTGCAATGGCTGTTCTGGCAGATGGGCGGCTTCGGCCCGATGCTGGGCCAGGCCCATCACTTCAATGCCTATGCACCGATGCGCCCTGACGGCGCCGTCGTGTTGCCCTATGCGCAAGAGCGCTACACCAACGAAGCCTCGCGCCTTTATGGCGTGCTCGACAAGCAGTTGAGCGAGCACAAATACGTCGCCGCGGACGATTACACGATCGCCGACATGGCGATCTTCCCGTGGTGCCGGCTCTACAAGCGCCAGAACCAGGACATCGACAACTTCCCAAACGTCAAACGCTGGTTCGCCGAGATCAGTGAGCGCCCGGCTGTCGGCAAAGACATGAACAAGCTTGAGGACATCGTGGACGGCTTTACCAAGGAAAGCTGGGAGACCTCCTTCGGCCAACGCCAACGCGAGCAGAAGTAACCAAAGGCTGACCTCTCACGTCGCTCATAAGGGATGATCGCGTGACGACACCATCGACGGTTTCGCCTGATCAGGCGGCAAGAGGG encodes:
- a CDS encoding glutathione S-transferase N-terminal domain-containing protein produces the protein MIDLYTAATPNGQKIHIMLEETGLEYRETWIDIDKGDQFDPAFLKVSPNNKIPAILDTDGPDGKPMAVFESGAILLYLAEKTGQFLLEEPRKRWDTLQWLFWQMGGFGPMLGQAHHFNAYAPMRPDGAVVLPYAQERYTNEASRLYGVLDKQLSEHKYVAADDYTIADMAIFPWCRLYKRQNQDIDNFPNVKRWFAEISERPAVGKDMNKLEDIVDGFTKESWETSFGQRQREQK
- a CDS encoding ABC transporter permease produces the protein PILPLLLVIILLFRDTLRTSFGPETGIFILMVAVIGITSWMQTARIVRGDVLAIKQQEFVLAARSIGTRNRRIISRHILPNVLSPIMVSATLGVANAIITESALSFLGLGFPPDFPTWGRLLFDGANFMTITPERVIWPGLAISLTVLSVNYIGDGLRDALDPRLRGR